CGTACTTTACTGTAACTATATACGATTATTGCGTACATACTTATAATATAGTGAAAGAAAAAGATTAAACTAGTTTGTATTAGACTTTAGTGATTCTTTTGGTGGTTTTCTTTGACAGAGCAAGGCAGCTCAAACGTCTCAGAATATATTGTGATCTTAGTTACTCGTGTATTAAAATTTTGGCTGAGGCTTTGAAGAAATTTCCATTGTTGGAGGAACTGATGATCAAGTACTACACAGATTTCTCGAAAGAAGTTATTGAAAGTGCTGCCCGTAATTGTCCATTGCTAAAAACACTGATTGTTGATCAAGACAGACCATATGGCATTCGGGATGTATATCTGCCACTTAATGATGAGATAGTGGTGGCTATTGGGGAGAACTTACATGAGTTAAGGCACCTTCAACTTTTTAATAATGGCATTTCAAATATTGATTTGAAGGCGATTATGGATGGTTGTcatcaacttgaatcacttaacTTGAGTCTGTGTTGGAACATTGATCTTAAAGGAGACGTAGTGAAAAGATGTTCGGAACAGATTAAACATCTAACCCTCCCTTCACATTCTCGGCTGTTCACGTTTTATGTTGTTTCTGATCCTGAAGATTCTGATGAAGAGGGTAAATACATGTGATGATCAAAAGGTGAGTTACCCTTGAAATAGTTTGCCAGCCACTCGTTATAATTGTTGTATTTTAATCAAAACTGATACTGACTTTTCCGTTTTTCTTAATTTGCAGTTGATGCGTGCAAGAATAACCTTCTTTTGGCGTTGTTACATAATAAACTCAAACAAGGCCAGTGTTTATTTGGTAGTTAGTACCTTGCTGATTTTTAATTCTGTGCTTTTTACACCTTCAAATAGTGGCGGGTTGGTTCTTTTATCGTCTCCAAAGTTAAGTAGGCACTAGGAATGTTTGTTTAGGTATTTGTTTTTGGAATTTCATTGATTGAATGTTTTACATTTACATTTTTATGGACGTTTTTGCTAATACTGAGACTATCTTTTGGTATTTAGTTTCTTCAATTA
This genomic window from Rutidosis leptorrhynchoides isolate AG116_Rl617_1_P2 chromosome 2, CSIRO_AGI_Rlap_v1, whole genome shotgun sequence contains:
- the LOC139890283 gene encoding putative F-box/LRR-repeat protein 9 is translated as MVQLVNDEPFNIIWHSDVRNKRVECSMVQYLTMNHSIGRKIVGNRHVMIRSTTSWFDLTWELKIYILSKICSPQILESVQKVCTDWYKVCKDPSLWKVIDMHSSTRYHNLSTLTKMCKHVVDRSQGQLVDIVIPEVETSEVLPYVADRARQLKRLRIYCDLSYSCIKILAEALKKFPLLEELMIKYYTDFSKEVIESAARNCPLLKTLIVDQDRPYGIRDVYLPLNDEIVVAIGENLHELRHLQLFNNGISNIDLKAIMDGCHQLESLNLSLCWNIDLKGDVVKRCSEQIKHLTLPSHSRLFTFYVVSDPEDSDEEVDACKNNLLLALLHNKLKQGQCLFGS